In Clostridium thermosuccinogenes, the genomic stretch AGGGCATTTGCTGGGAGCTGCCGGAGCTATTGAAGCAGTTGCAACAGCTATGGCTCTTAAAGATGGATTTTTACCTCCCACAATAAATTACAAGACGCCGGATCCGGAATGCGATCTGGACTATGTGCCTAATGTAGGAAGAAAAGCAGACATTAAATATGCCATGTCCAATGCTTTAGGCTTTGGCGGACATAATGCCACCATCCTGTTTAAAAAATTTGAATAAAGGGCAAAAGGCGGGTAACACCGCCTTTATATGCCTTGCATATGAAAGCAGAGATGCTCTTTGTGGTTAAAATCTCTTTAAAAGGACATTTGTTCATCTGTATAAATTTAGCAAAAAAAATTGTGAAAATTTTACCTAAAAGAAACAGTGTTTTTTGTATATAATATTGAATATGCATTCTGTTGTTTCGGAGGTCTAAACTGTTTTCCCGCAAATTATTTTAAAATTGCCGTTACAACGGATAAATTATGTATGGGCATCAGAGTGCATATGTGAATGGATGTATGTAGTCTAATGCCCGAGTCATATGGAGGAAAAATGGATAAAAGGAGTTTACTGAACGAAAAAATATCAGAGTTCGAAAAGGAGATTGGTTATACCTTTAAGAACAAGGATAACGCTGTGCTGGCTCTGACCCACAGTTCTTACGCCAATGAAAACAAGCATGAAAAGGTACAGAGCAATGAAAGGCTGGAATTCCTTGGGGATGCCGTGTTGAACATCGTAATCAGCGAAAGCATTTATACAAGGCATTCGGAGCTGGCAGAGGGAGATATGACAAAGGTAAGGGCCAATATAGTTTGTGAAGCCACCCTTATAAAGTGCTCGGAAAACCTGCATATCGGAGATTACCTTCTGTTGGGAAAGGGAGAAGAGCTTACCGGAGGAAGGTCACGGATTTCGATCCTGTCGGATGCGTTTGAAGCAATAATTGGAGCAATCTACATAGATGGCGGCATGGACAAGGCCCGGGAGTTCATATTCAGAAACATGCACCACATTATAGAGGATGCCGTAAAGGGCACACTATTTCTGGATTTTAAGACTCAGCTCCAGGAGATGGTGCAAAAGGGTAACGACTGCAGGATAGTATATGAGATTATCGATGAAAAAGGTCCTGATCACAATAAAGTGTTTGTTACCCAGGTGAAAGTCAACAACGAGGTTATGGGCTCAGGGACGGGAAAAAGCAAGAAGGAAGCTGAGCAAAATGCTGCAAAATCAGCTATTGAGAAATTAAACAAGAACAAGTAGCTGATAATTGCGATAAGCATGAAAAACTGCAGAAGAAATAGTTGCAGAACGAGTATGATGAATGAAAAATAGTTCTTTGCAGGGTTGGTTGAAAATCGTCAGCTTTTTATAAATATTATGGTGTTTTGGTATGAATTGATGCCTAAAATCGGGCAATTTTAACCAATAATGGCAGGGGCTAGAAAACAACACGGAATATATCAATAGCTTAAACCAGTAAAATACTGTTAATCATAAGATTAAAAATCCAGCGAGGAGCAGAATGAAATCGAGACATATTGTTATACCTGTCTTTGTTCCCCACAAAGGTTGTCCCTTTGACTGTATTTACTGCAACCAGAGGACCATAAGCGGGCAGGTCCGCGAAATGACAATGCAGGAGATGCGGAAGATTATAGAAGACAACTTATCTACGGTAAAGAATCAGGATTATGTAGAAATCGGATTTTACGGAGGAAGCTTTACAGGGATAGAAAAGGATCGGCAGATTGAGTACCTTGAAACCGCAAACAGATATGTAAAAGCAGGCAAGGTTAAAGCTCTGCGCCTATCAACACGGCCCGACTATATAAATGCGGAAATTCTGGAGTATTTGAAAAAATATAATGTGGCGACCATCGAACTAGGGGTTCAAAGTCTTGATCAGGAAGTTTTGGATAAAAGCTGCAGAGGACATTCGGTGGAGGATGTGATAAAGGCTTCCGGAATGATCAGGGAATACGGGATCAATCTTGGCCTGCAGACGATGATAGGCCTGCCGGGAGACAATGCTGAAAAGGATATTGATACAGCCCGAAAGGTTATAGCTTTGAAACCGGATATTGTAAGGATTTATCCTACCTTGGTGATTAAAGGCACATATCTGGAGAAGATGTATAATGAAGGGAAATATAAGCCGCTAAGCCTTGAGGATGCATCTTCCATATGTGCTGAGCTCCTGGATATGTATGAAGCCAACGGGATTAATGTAATACGGGTTGGATTGCAGCCTACGAATAACATCAATGAGGATATGGATGTTGTCGCCGGACCTTTCCATCCGGCTTTCAGACAACTGGTAGAGTCAAAACGGTTGCTTTGGAGGATGGAAAAGCAAATAAAGGAGAAAAACTTGGAAGGCCGGGAAGAGATAATCATTTATGCCGGAAAGGGAAAAATCTCCGACGTTATAGGTCAAAAACGCGCAAATATAAATTATCTCGCCAAAACTTACAACTTCAAACGAATCCTGGTGAAGGAAAACAATTCCTTAGATATAATTGTAAAAGGTTGAAAATTTTTATAAATAGAAGGATAATTTAGGGAAATAGAGAATATTATATGGGCGAGGTTTAGTTAATATTTTTACCAGAGGAATTATATGGTTGAATAGGCAGTTGCTTGCATTGATTTCATCCGGTACCTGTTATCGAGCTTTAGACAGTTGACAATTAAAAGAAGCTGTAATAGAAAACTTACTTTAGGAGGGAAAAATGTGGAGGTACTAAAAGTATCAGCAAACTCACAACCTAAATCTGTTGCAGGAGCGCTGGCAGCGGTTTTGAGAGAGAATTCTGCCGCTGAGCTGCAGGCAGTCGGAGCGGGAGCAGTAAACCAAGCTGTAAAGGCAATCGCCATCACCAGAGGATTCGTGGCACCCAATGGAATCGATTTGGTGGTAGTGCCTGCTTTTTCTGAGATATTTATTGATGGCGAGGAAAGAACAGCTATAAAGTTTATTGTAGAATCCAGATAAATAGCCGGTACTAGCCTGTTCCTTAAAGGAACGGGCTTTTTTATGGGTATAAAACACCATGTGTTGCAATAATGGCAAGATGACCAAGCTGAAAGCTATGCCTGCGGCGGAGTGCATATCAATATTCTAGCGGCATATGAAGCTTTTGCAGTAAAAGCAATATTATGTTAAAATTATATGGTTAATGAACAAAGGAAAAGACATAAACTGGGGTGTTAAATTTGTATTTAAAGAGATTGGATATTCAAGGATTCAAGTCCTTTGCAGATAAAATATCTCTGGATTTTAATTCCGGGATTACCTCCGTTGTGGGACCCAATGGCAGCGGTAAAAGCAATATAGCCGATGC encodes the following:
- the rnc gene encoding ribonuclease III, with translation MDKRSLLNEKISEFEKEIGYTFKNKDNAVLALTHSSYANENKHEKVQSNERLEFLGDAVLNIVISESIYTRHSELAEGDMTKVRANIVCEATLIKCSENLHIGDYLLLGKGEELTGGRSRISILSDAFEAIIGAIYIDGGMDKAREFIFRNMHHIIEDAVKGTLFLDFKTQLQEMVQKGNDCRIVYEIIDEKGPDHNKVFVTQVKVNNEVMGSGTGKSKKEAEQNAAKSAIEKLNKNK
- a CDS encoding elongator complex protein 3; the encoded protein is MKSRHIVIPVFVPHKGCPFDCIYCNQRTISGQVREMTMQEMRKIIEDNLSTVKNQDYVEIGFYGGSFTGIEKDRQIEYLETANRYVKAGKVKALRLSTRPDYINAEILEYLKKYNVATIELGVQSLDQEVLDKSCRGHSVEDVIKASGMIREYGINLGLQTMIGLPGDNAEKDIDTARKVIALKPDIVRIYPTLVIKGTYLEKMYNEGKYKPLSLEDASSICAELLDMYEANGINVIRVGLQPTNNINEDMDVVAGPFHPAFRQLVESKRLLWRMEKQIKEKNLEGREEIIIYAGKGKISDVIGQKRANINYLAKTYNFKRILVKENNSLDIIVKG
- a CDS encoding stage V sporulation protein S; protein product: MEVLKVSANSQPKSVAGALAAVLRENSAAELQAVGAGAVNQAVKAIAITRGFVAPNGIDLVVVPAFSEIFIDGEERTAIKFIVESR